A genome region from Streptomyces sp. SAI-135 includes the following:
- a CDS encoding MarR family transcriptional regulator, translating into MSLNTVGTGLEERWRDILSVHARTMCEIDRVLHPHGLGASDFEVLDILATESPQEGDQCRVQNLAGRVHLSQSALSRLIGRLEKDGLAERSMCVEDRRGVWVSLTRKGRDLHSEVLPLHREVLAKMLDG; encoded by the coding sequence ATGTCGCTGAACACGGTCGGTACCGGCCTCGAGGAGCGGTGGCGGGACATCCTGTCGGTGCACGCGCGCACGATGTGCGAGATCGACCGCGTGCTGCACCCGCACGGGCTGGGCGCGAGCGATTTCGAAGTGCTCGACATCCTCGCCACCGAGTCGCCCCAGGAGGGCGACCAGTGCCGGGTGCAGAACCTCGCCGGCCGGGTGCATCTCAGCCAGAGCGCGCTGTCCCGCCTGATCGGCCGCCTGGAGAAGGACGGCCTCGCGGAGCGGTCCATGTGCGTGGAGGACCGCCGGGGCGTCTGGGTGTCCCTCACCCGCAAGGGCCGTGACCTGCACTCCGAAGTACTGCCGCTGCACCGCGAGGTGCTGGCCAAGATGCTCGACGGTTAG
- a CDS encoding MFS transporter, with protein MFLLNVFGYAAIGGVLSVLLPTQVRLIAGNAAPSALALITGASAIASLAVPPIAGLLSDRTRSMWGRRTPWILFGGLATGASLLLLGAVGSIPSLLIGWFLVQGTVNVGLNVVLATIPDRIPPRRHGLASTVQGLGLPVGSVLGVQLGAFFVDSVLTGYTVLAAAFVFASAASAWAAREARRRPEGGRVPRTVGEDVRQLFASLGSRDYRWVFVSRAVLYLGYNMVNGFTLYILQDFIEPPPGTKPADGVATALTISLVFLTVGTVCAGPLVDRFRRHRSFVLVSSLLLSIALFVPLAWQTWPAFLVCTALSGFALGLYLGVDLALATLVLPRAGDTGRDLGVFHVALTAPQVIAPFLASLAVTTLGGYPALFLLGGTIALIGSLAVLRVRPQALAEEHHLLETA; from the coding sequence ATGTTCCTGCTCAATGTTTTCGGCTATGCAGCGATCGGCGGAGTGCTCTCCGTTCTGTTGCCGACGCAAGTCAGGCTCATCGCCGGGAATGCGGCCCCGTCCGCCCTCGCGCTCATCACCGGTGCCAGCGCGATCGCCTCGCTCGCAGTACCCCCCATTGCCGGCCTGCTCTCCGACCGCACCCGAAGCATGTGGGGGCGGCGAACCCCATGGATCCTGTTCGGCGGCCTCGCGACAGGCGCTTCACTCCTGCTTCTCGGTGCGGTCGGATCGATCCCTAGCCTGCTCATCGGCTGGTTCCTGGTGCAGGGCACCGTGAACGTCGGCCTGAACGTCGTCCTGGCGACCATCCCCGATCGGATCCCACCGCGGCGCCACGGTCTGGCCAGTACCGTGCAAGGGCTGGGTCTGCCCGTCGGGAGTGTGCTCGGAGTCCAGCTCGGAGCGTTCTTCGTGGACTCCGTACTGACGGGCTACACGGTGCTGGCAGCGGCCTTCGTGTTCGCCTCAGCCGCGTCGGCTTGGGCAGCCCGGGAAGCGCGACGCCGTCCGGAGGGCGGGCGCGTGCCACGCACTGTGGGTGAGGACGTGCGGCAGCTGTTCGCCAGCCTCGGCTCCCGGGACTACCGTTGGGTCTTCGTCTCGCGGGCCGTGCTGTACCTCGGCTACAACATGGTCAACGGATTCACCCTCTACATCCTCCAGGACTTCATCGAGCCTCCCCCAGGCACGAAACCCGCCGACGGCGTCGCCACCGCCTTGACGATCAGTCTGGTGTTCCTCACCGTGGGAACCGTCTGCGCCGGGCCTCTCGTTGACCGGTTCCGCCGACACCGCAGCTTCGTGCTGGTGTCGTCTCTGCTGCTTTCCATTGCGCTGTTCGTCCCTCTGGCGTGGCAGACGTGGCCCGCGTTCCTGGTCTGCACCGCACTCAGCGGGTTCGCGCTGGGCCTTTATCTCGGAGTGGACCTGGCTCTGGCGACACTCGTGCTGCCGAGGGCCGGTGACACCGGCCGTGATCTCGGCGTGTTCCACGTCGCACTGACCGCACCTCAGGTCATCGCCCCCTTCCTCGCCTCACTCGCGGTGACGACTCTGGGCGGCTATCCAGCGCTGTTCCTTCTCGGCGGCACCATCGCGCTAATCGGTTCCTTGGCGGTCCTGCGGGTCCGTCCGCAGGCCTTGGCCGAGGAACACCATCTCCTGGAGACCGCATGA